A section of the Ictalurus punctatus breed USDA103 chromosome 8, Coco_2.0, whole genome shotgun sequence genome encodes:
- the sh3tc2 gene encoding SH3 domain and tetratricopeptide repeat-containing protein 2 isoform X8: MACCCCPALCLRNCFLLSDISTPELNTLWEEPPYALTPENDVMGIGDEEVETEAEVEGEGITGESYWKRKEALSTVSLAVGDHFSSDVILLFNGRRRSNLESDSVLQEALRTRLRVVESNSQDVIQLFKDLSARLVSVHAEKDHFVITFKTVEEIWKFSTYLALGYVARCLENFLCDQSFWLDPLLLSDVEICVRVDEEHLATLYLGLLLQEGSFFAKALVNSDQCIEEDKLAYKKNDLVIVKDIGQESMWEGILLSTGQHGLMPVHAMQPLPYPFYQWFLRKYHGNAGGFSSTKGQRDQPIVTGNCVAVVDCYPMAKDELHFSQGDLIEVEGLLISSLNMFIGRHLSSGQIGFVHMAHVRPENVKPLSGQLVFLSEEERVALSQFNICIEQCHTGLLDKLFSTDISTVYKLDRLDDSDFTYIRNQPKQEQKTPADARKSIILEHIDTPSYHSSPLPSFYASQSCLDRDNEAFSFSLEDTFREMDEYEEDPPFMDEGICETEEAEFVDPILTLLNLDYFQDSFHALYDLSYSFLDTVFGGLPVDEVLLHLETLREGAKKGRMVWAHRRACFLLGRLCAKKLKYSQARVYFEEALNVPVEGFNDKPLLIALYSNLTAVYLKQKMTDKLPYTLEKASALILGLPLHNFCSLDEFELLKPILCKAIVCNDKHLEARTCYLILCLFLHNRKIEEALPFVERLQFLNLTLLAEEGRPIVPVDLNWILCRLYHKKYLPYLALASLSLDSSQDHSLDNAFQKIELFLKNSVRLNPRWKDGSALLPVQVVVYLQQALIIANCGEHMKTQRDLCMSLASVYQQYGTLERAVLYAEQAVQAGSSINEEEGFEASVLMAWLLVLIEEPDRAQSMLQPLLNSFNRTDSQTQRGVVHNLLALCLHKQGKVTEAAMDFHCALKIAEENGNKHNEALALANLGCLTLSVGAPNLAETFLLRSLQLFQFLSESPSDEEHVQTLLWLGKSYKERGESQKVRLCFEMGLLIAINAKNLHSQMVVAKALSRLYADLMLYGQCIIYYEHCVGLAREMKDKHLEGEYLEILSNLYLSLNTEKSSRKSLDYTKQSLRISIDLGKKQEESETWLQVGRIYYLIHEDELADMYLQAAVKTALRINDPCFAMNIYEEAGDVFFKGHRNRLAAVSFFRDGGLPFARSLKDVHSEFRLLCKLSELLLKEGQHQEALQYATLAVQISTSTGVRLNERVSYHRLASIYFTLKEYEMAENYYLKALSLSPNALEHAEEARYYVKVYCRLADLTLHKIKDAFDAMGYFHLALAAALDDVGSLQARYIIYMKLAEIHANYLPDVELSQRYMDSARSLKRELAGQTDSGDTNDEYMNHASTEYADAKSINHSSAWSRSSDFSSRSSTLVGSYMMDTSHTITALKETGAEDMDTNNPGGTDGGPRHHTDSKIYNANQRIHTSHTDSSLLGTEF; the protein is encoded by the exons ATGGCATGCTGCTGCTGTCCAGCTCTGTGTCTGAGAAACTGCTTCTTGCTTTCAG ATATATCAACTCCTGAGCTCAATACGTTATGGGAAGAGCCCCCATATGCACTAACTCCAGAAAATGATGTCATGGGCATTG GAGATGAGGAAGTGGAAACAGAGGCTGAGGTGGAGGGTGAGGGGATCACTGGTGAGAGTTACTGGAAGAGGAAGGAAGCTCTCAGCACTGTCTCCTTGGCTGTAGGAGATCACTTCTCTTCAG ATGTGATACTGCTGTTCAATGGGAGAAGGCGCTCCAATTTAGAGTCAGACAGTGTGCTGCAGGAGGCACTGCGCACTAGACTAAGGGTCGTAGAGAGCAACAGCCAAGATGTTATTCAGCTTTTTAAA GATCTCTCTGCGCGCTTGGTTTCAGTGCATGCTGAAAAAGACCATTTTGTTATTACTTTTAAGACAGTGGAGGAAATCTGGAAGTTCTCTACATACCTGGCTCTAG GATATGTGGCAAGGTGCTTGGAGAACTTCCTGTGTGACCAGTCTTTCTGGCTGGACCCTCTTTTGCTCAGTGATGTGGAGATTTGTGTGAGGGTAGATGAGGAACACCTAGCCACTCTCTATCTGGGGCTCCTACTCCAAGAAG GTTCATTCTTTGCTAAAGCTCTGGTTAACAGTGATCAGTGTATAGAGGAAGACAAATTGGCCTACAAGAAGAATGACCTTGTTATTGTGAAGGATATTGGACAGGAGTCCATGTGGGAGGGAATTCTGCTGTCTACCGGTCAACATGGCCTAATGCCTGTTCATGCAATGCAGCCTCTGCCCTACCCTTTTTACCA GTGGTTTCTTAGGAAGTACCATGGCAATGCAGGAGGGTTTTCATCCACAAAAGGTCAACGTGACCAACCTAtag TAACAGGAAATTGCGTAGCAGTAGTGGATTGTTACCCAATGGCTAAAGATGAACTGCACTTCAGTCAAGGAGATCTGATAGAGGTCGAAGGCTTGCTTATTAGCTCACTGAACATGTTCATTGGGAGACACCTCTCTAGTGGACAGATAGGATTTGTCCACATGGCCCATGTGAGACCTGAAAATGTCAAACCACT CAGTGGACAATTGGTCTTTCTGAGTGAGGAAGAAAGGGTGGCTCTCTCACAGTTTAATATCTGCATTGAACAGTGCCATACTGGTCTATTGGACAAACTCTTCTCCACTGACATCAGCACTGTTTACAAATTAG ACAGACTGGATGACTCCGATTTTACCTATATCAGAAACCAACCAAAGCAAG AACAGAAAACTCCAGCAGATGCCAGGAAGAGCATTATACTGGAACATATTGATACTCCATCCTATCACTCTTCCCCTCTACCTTCCTTCTATGCTTCTCAGAGTTGTCTAGACAGGGACAATGAAGCCTTCTCCTTCAGCCTGGAGGACACTTTCCGAGAGATGGACGAGTATGAGGAAGATCCCCCCTTTATGGATGAAGGCATCTGTGAAACTGAAGAAGCTGAGTTTGTTGACCCCATCTTAACCCTTCTCAATCTGGACTACTTCCAGGATTCTTTTCATGCACTTTATGACCTCTCCTACTCCTTCTTGGACACAGTCTTTGGGGGTCTTCCGGTGGATGAAGTGCTCCTGCATCTGGAGACCTTGCGGGAAGGAGCAAAGAAAGGCAGGATGGTATGGGCCCATCGGAGAGCCTGCTTCCTTCTGGGCAGGTTGTGTGCCAAAAAACTCAAGTACTCACAGGCTCGAGTTTACTTTGAGGAGGCACTGAATGTCCCTGTAGAGGGCTTTAATGACAAACCTCTGTTGATTGCCCTGTATAGCAACCTTACTGCTGTGTACCTGAAGCAGAAGATGACAGACAAGCTGCCATATACATTAGAAAAAGCAAGTGCTCTTATACTGGGCCTCCCATTACATAACTTCTGCTCCCTTGACGAGTTTGAACTGCTCAAGCCCATTCTATGCAAAGCTATTGTTTGCAATGATAAGCACCTTGAGGCACGGACTTGCTATTTAATCCTCTGTCTATTTTTGCACAACAGAAAGATTGAGGAAGCCTTGCCTTTTGTGGAAAGGCTTCAGTTCCTCAATCTCACTCTCTTAGCAGAAGAAGGAAGGCCTATAGTACCAGTTGACCTAAACTGGATACTATGCAGACTCTACCACAAGAAGTATCTGCCATACCTTGCATTAGCCTCTCTCAGTCTAGATTCAAGTCAGGATCATTCTTTGGATAATGCCTTTCAAAAGATTGAACTTTTCCTGAAGAACTCAGTCAGACTGAATCCTCGTTGGAAGGATGGCTCTGCTCTGCTCCCAGTCCAGGTGGTAGTTTACCTTCAGCAGGCATTGATAATAGCCAACTGTGGAGAACACATGAAGACCCAGAGAGACCTTTGTATGAGTTTGGCCAGTGTCTACCAGCAGTATGGTACTTTAGAAAGGGCAGTGCTCTATGCCGAACAAGCAGTGCAGGCAGGAAGTAGCATTAATGAGGAGGAGGGCTTTGAGGCATCAGTGCTGATGGCCTGGCTCTTAGTGCTCATAGAGGAACCAGATAGAGCCCAATCTATGTTACAACCTCTCCTTAACTCATTTAATAGAACAGACAGTCAAACACAGCGTGGAGTGGTCCACAATCTACTTGCATTATGTCTTCACAAACAGGGGAAGGTCACAGAGGCAGCAATGGACTTTCATTGTGCTCTCAAGATTGCAGAGGAAAATGGAAACAAACATAATGAAGCTCTGGCTCTGGCTAACCTGGGGTGCCTCACCTTATCAGTGGGGGCTCCAAACCTGGCAGAGACTTTTTTGCTCAGATCTCTTCAACTTTTCCAGTTTCTGTCTGAGAGCCCCTCAGATGAAGAGCATGTTCAGACTCTGCTGTGGCTAGGTAAAAGCTACAAAGAAAGGGGAGAAAGTCAAAAGGTTAGGCTGTGCTTTGAGATGGGTCTCCTGATAGCCATCAATGCCAAGAACCTGCACA GTCAGATGGTTGTTGCAAAGGCGCTCAGTCGTCTCTATGCCGACTTAATGTTGTATGGGCAATGCATAATTTACTATGAGCACTGTGTGGGGCTCGCCAGAGAAATGAAGGATAAACATCTGGAGGGAGAGTACCTGGAGATTCTCAGTAATCTCTACCTATCACTTAATACTGAGAA GTCCTCACGGAAGTCTCTGGACTACACTAAGCAAAGTCTAAGGATTTCCATAGACTTAGGAAAGAAACAGGAGGAGTCAGAGACATGGCTACAGGTGGGCCGTATCTACTACTTGATCCATGAGGATGAGCTGGCAGACATGTATCTTCAG GCAGCTGTAAAGACAGCCCTAAGGATAAACGATCCATGTTTTGCTATGAACATTTATGAAGAGGCTGGAGATGTCTTCTTCAAAGGACACAGAAACCGACTGGCTGCTGTTTCATTTTTTAGA GATGGGGGTCTGCCATTTGCAAGATCTCTTAAGGATGTGCATTCAGAGTTCAGGCTTTTATGTAAGCTCTCTGAATTGCTGCTGAAGGAAGGTCAGCACCAGGAGGCCCTGCAGTATGCTACACTTGCAGTGCAAATCAGCACCTCAACTG GTGTACGTCTGAATGAGAGGGTGTCCTACCATCGCCTAGCCTCAATCTACTTTACCCTGAAGGAGTATGAGATGGCTGAGAATTACTATTTGAaggctctatctctctctcccaatGCACTGGAGCATGCAGAAGAGGCCCGCTACTATGTTAAAGTTTACTGCAGACTAGCTGATCTAACCCTGCACAAGATAAAG GATGCTTTTGATGCCATGGGATATTTCCATTTAGCTCTGGCAGCAGCTCTGGATGATGTTGGGAGCCTTCAGGCCAGGTACATAATTTACATGAAGCTGGCAGAGATACACGCTAACTACTTACCTGATGTGGAGCTGAGCCAGAGATATATGGACAGTGCACGGAGCCTAAAGAGGGAGCTGGCAGGACAGACAGACTCCGGTGACACAAATGATGAATATATGAACCATGCTTCTACAGAGTATGCTGATGCTAAGTCTATCAATCATTCCAGTGCTTGGTCGAGGAGCTCAGACTTTAGCAGTAGAAGCAGTACTCTTGTAGGCTCCTACATGATGGACACTAGCCATACAATAACTGCTTTGAAGGAAACTGGGGCAGAGGATATGGACACCAACAACCCAGGAGGGACTGATGGTGGGCCTAGACACCATACAGATTCCAAAATATATAACGCTAATCAAAGAATCCATACCAGCCACACAGATTCTAGCTTACTAGGTACAGAATTTTGA
- the sh3tc2 gene encoding SH3 domain and tetratricopeptide repeat-containing protein 2 isoform X6, whose protein sequence is MACCCCPALCLRNCFLLSGDEEVETEAEVEGEGITGESYWKRKEALSTVSLAVGDHFSSDVILLFNGRRRSNLESDSVLQEALRTRLRVVESNSQDVIQLFKDLSARLVSVHAEKDHFVITFKTVEEIWKFSTYLALGYVARCLENFLCDQSFWLDPLLLSDVEICVRVDEEHLATLYLGLLLQEGSFFAKALVNSDQCIEEDKLAYKKNDLVIVKDIGQESMWEGILLSTGQHGLMPVHAMQPLPYPFYQWFLRKYHGNAGGFSSTKGQRDQPIVTGNCVAVVDCYPMAKDELHFSQGDLIEVEGLLISSLNMFIGRHLSSGQIGFVHMAHVRPENVKPLSGQLVFLSEEERVALSQFNICIEQCHTGLLDKLFSTDISTVYKLDRLDDSDFTYIRNQPKQEQKTPADARKSIILEHIDTPSYHSSPLPSFYASQSCLDRDNEAFSFSLEDTFREMDEYEEDPPFMDEGICETEEAEFVDPILTLLNLDYFQDSFHALYDLSYSFLDTVFGGLPVDEVLLHLETLREGAKKGRMVWAHRRACFLLGRLCAKKLKYSQARVYFEEALNVPVEGFNDKPLLIALYSNLTAVYLKQKMTDKLPYTLEKASALILGLPLHNFCSLDEFELLKPILCKAIVCNDKHLEARTCYLILCLFLHNRKIEEALPFVERLQFLNLTLLAEEGRPIVPVDLNWILCRLYHKKYLPYLALASLSLDSSQDHSLDNAFQKIELFLKNSVRLNPRWKDGSALLPVQVVVYLQQALIIANCGEHMKTQRDLCMSLASVYQQYGTLERAVLYAEQAVQAGSSINEEEGFEASVLMAWLLVLIEEPDRAQSMLQPLLNSFNRTDSQTQRGVVHNLLALCLHKQGKVTEAAMDFHCALKIAEENGNKHNEALALANLGCLTLSVGAPNLAETFLLRSLQLFQFLSESPSDEEHVQTLLWLGKSYKERGESQKVRLCFEMGLLIAINAKNLHSQMVVAKALSRLYADLMLYGQCIIYYEHCVGLAREMKDKHLEGEYLEILSNLYLSLNTEKSSRKSLDYTKQSLRISIDLGKKQEESETWLQVGRIYYLIHEDELADMYLQAAVKTALRINDPCFAMNIYEEAGDVFFKGHRNRLAAVSFFRCKLYVQDGGLPFARSLKDVHSEFRLLCKLSELLLKEGQHQEALQYATLAVQISTSTGVRLNERVSYHRLASIYFTLKEYEMAENYYLKALSLSPNALEHAEEARYYVKVYCRLADLTLHKIKDAFDAMGYFHLALAAALDDVGSLQARYIIYMKLAEIHANYLPDVELSQRYMDSARSLKRELAGQTDSGDTNDEYMNHASTEYADAKSINHSSAWSRSSDFSSRSSTLVGSYMMDTSHTITALKETGAEDMDTNNPGGTDGGPRHHTDSKIYNANQRIHTSHTDSSLLGTEF, encoded by the exons ATGGCATGCTGCTGCTGTCCAGCTCTGTGTCTGAGAAACTGCTTCTTGCTTTCAG GAGATGAGGAAGTGGAAACAGAGGCTGAGGTGGAGGGTGAGGGGATCACTGGTGAGAGTTACTGGAAGAGGAAGGAAGCTCTCAGCACTGTCTCCTTGGCTGTAGGAGATCACTTCTCTTCAG ATGTGATACTGCTGTTCAATGGGAGAAGGCGCTCCAATTTAGAGTCAGACAGTGTGCTGCAGGAGGCACTGCGCACTAGACTAAGGGTCGTAGAGAGCAACAGCCAAGATGTTATTCAGCTTTTTAAA GATCTCTCTGCGCGCTTGGTTTCAGTGCATGCTGAAAAAGACCATTTTGTTATTACTTTTAAGACAGTGGAGGAAATCTGGAAGTTCTCTACATACCTGGCTCTAG GATATGTGGCAAGGTGCTTGGAGAACTTCCTGTGTGACCAGTCTTTCTGGCTGGACCCTCTTTTGCTCAGTGATGTGGAGATTTGTGTGAGGGTAGATGAGGAACACCTAGCCACTCTCTATCTGGGGCTCCTACTCCAAGAAG GTTCATTCTTTGCTAAAGCTCTGGTTAACAGTGATCAGTGTATAGAGGAAGACAAATTGGCCTACAAGAAGAATGACCTTGTTATTGTGAAGGATATTGGACAGGAGTCCATGTGGGAGGGAATTCTGCTGTCTACCGGTCAACATGGCCTAATGCCTGTTCATGCAATGCAGCCTCTGCCCTACCCTTTTTACCA GTGGTTTCTTAGGAAGTACCATGGCAATGCAGGAGGGTTTTCATCCACAAAAGGTCAACGTGACCAACCTAtag TAACAGGAAATTGCGTAGCAGTAGTGGATTGTTACCCAATGGCTAAAGATGAACTGCACTTCAGTCAAGGAGATCTGATAGAGGTCGAAGGCTTGCTTATTAGCTCACTGAACATGTTCATTGGGAGACACCTCTCTAGTGGACAGATAGGATTTGTCCACATGGCCCATGTGAGACCTGAAAATGTCAAACCACT CAGTGGACAATTGGTCTTTCTGAGTGAGGAAGAAAGGGTGGCTCTCTCACAGTTTAATATCTGCATTGAACAGTGCCATACTGGTCTATTGGACAAACTCTTCTCCACTGACATCAGCACTGTTTACAAATTAG ACAGACTGGATGACTCCGATTTTACCTATATCAGAAACCAACCAAAGCAAG AACAGAAAACTCCAGCAGATGCCAGGAAGAGCATTATACTGGAACATATTGATACTCCATCCTATCACTCTTCCCCTCTACCTTCCTTCTATGCTTCTCAGAGTTGTCTAGACAGGGACAATGAAGCCTTCTCCTTCAGCCTGGAGGACACTTTCCGAGAGATGGACGAGTATGAGGAAGATCCCCCCTTTATGGATGAAGGCATCTGTGAAACTGAAGAAGCTGAGTTTGTTGACCCCATCTTAACCCTTCTCAATCTGGACTACTTCCAGGATTCTTTTCATGCACTTTATGACCTCTCCTACTCCTTCTTGGACACAGTCTTTGGGGGTCTTCCGGTGGATGAAGTGCTCCTGCATCTGGAGACCTTGCGGGAAGGAGCAAAGAAAGGCAGGATGGTATGGGCCCATCGGAGAGCCTGCTTCCTTCTGGGCAGGTTGTGTGCCAAAAAACTCAAGTACTCACAGGCTCGAGTTTACTTTGAGGAGGCACTGAATGTCCCTGTAGAGGGCTTTAATGACAAACCTCTGTTGATTGCCCTGTATAGCAACCTTACTGCTGTGTACCTGAAGCAGAAGATGACAGACAAGCTGCCATATACATTAGAAAAAGCAAGTGCTCTTATACTGGGCCTCCCATTACATAACTTCTGCTCCCTTGACGAGTTTGAACTGCTCAAGCCCATTCTATGCAAAGCTATTGTTTGCAATGATAAGCACCTTGAGGCACGGACTTGCTATTTAATCCTCTGTCTATTTTTGCACAACAGAAAGATTGAGGAAGCCTTGCCTTTTGTGGAAAGGCTTCAGTTCCTCAATCTCACTCTCTTAGCAGAAGAAGGAAGGCCTATAGTACCAGTTGACCTAAACTGGATACTATGCAGACTCTACCACAAGAAGTATCTGCCATACCTTGCATTAGCCTCTCTCAGTCTAGATTCAAGTCAGGATCATTCTTTGGATAATGCCTTTCAAAAGATTGAACTTTTCCTGAAGAACTCAGTCAGACTGAATCCTCGTTGGAAGGATGGCTCTGCTCTGCTCCCAGTCCAGGTGGTAGTTTACCTTCAGCAGGCATTGATAATAGCCAACTGTGGAGAACACATGAAGACCCAGAGAGACCTTTGTATGAGTTTGGCCAGTGTCTACCAGCAGTATGGTACTTTAGAAAGGGCAGTGCTCTATGCCGAACAAGCAGTGCAGGCAGGAAGTAGCATTAATGAGGAGGAGGGCTTTGAGGCATCAGTGCTGATGGCCTGGCTCTTAGTGCTCATAGAGGAACCAGATAGAGCCCAATCTATGTTACAACCTCTCCTTAACTCATTTAATAGAACAGACAGTCAAACACAGCGTGGAGTGGTCCACAATCTACTTGCATTATGTCTTCACAAACAGGGGAAGGTCACAGAGGCAGCAATGGACTTTCATTGTGCTCTCAAGATTGCAGAGGAAAATGGAAACAAACATAATGAAGCTCTGGCTCTGGCTAACCTGGGGTGCCTCACCTTATCAGTGGGGGCTCCAAACCTGGCAGAGACTTTTTTGCTCAGATCTCTTCAACTTTTCCAGTTTCTGTCTGAGAGCCCCTCAGATGAAGAGCATGTTCAGACTCTGCTGTGGCTAGGTAAAAGCTACAAAGAAAGGGGAGAAAGTCAAAAGGTTAGGCTGTGCTTTGAGATGGGTCTCCTGATAGCCATCAATGCCAAGAACCTGCACA GTCAGATGGTTGTTGCAAAGGCGCTCAGTCGTCTCTATGCCGACTTAATGTTGTATGGGCAATGCATAATTTACTATGAGCACTGTGTGGGGCTCGCCAGAGAAATGAAGGATAAACATCTGGAGGGAGAGTACCTGGAGATTCTCAGTAATCTCTACCTATCACTTAATACTGAGAA GTCCTCACGGAAGTCTCTGGACTACACTAAGCAAAGTCTAAGGATTTCCATAGACTTAGGAAAGAAACAGGAGGAGTCAGAGACATGGCTACAGGTGGGCCGTATCTACTACTTGATCCATGAGGATGAGCTGGCAGACATGTATCTTCAG GCAGCTGTAAAGACAGCCCTAAGGATAAACGATCCATGTTTTGCTATGAACATTTATGAAGAGGCTGGAGATGTCTTCTTCAAAGGACACAGAAACCGACTGGCTGCTGTTTCATTTTTTAGA TGTAAACTGTATGTGCAGGATGGGGGTCTGCCATTTGCAAGATCTCTTAAGGATGTGCATTCAGAGTTCAGGCTTTTATGTAAGCTCTCTGAATTGCTGCTGAAGGAAGGTCAGCACCAGGAGGCCCTGCAGTATGCTACACTTGCAGTGCAAATCAGCACCTCAACTG GTGTACGTCTGAATGAGAGGGTGTCCTACCATCGCCTAGCCTCAATCTACTTTACCCTGAAGGAGTATGAGATGGCTGAGAATTACTATTTGAaggctctatctctctctcccaatGCACTGGAGCATGCAGAAGAGGCCCGCTACTATGTTAAAGTTTACTGCAGACTAGCTGATCTAACCCTGCACAAGATAAAG GATGCTTTTGATGCCATGGGATATTTCCATTTAGCTCTGGCAGCAGCTCTGGATGATGTTGGGAGCCTTCAGGCCAGGTACATAATTTACATGAAGCTGGCAGAGATACACGCTAACTACTTACCTGATGTGGAGCTGAGCCAGAGATATATGGACAGTGCACGGAGCCTAAAGAGGGAGCTGGCAGGACAGACAGACTCCGGTGACACAAATGATGAATATATGAACCATGCTTCTACAGAGTATGCTGATGCTAAGTCTATCAATCATTCCAGTGCTTGGTCGAGGAGCTCAGACTTTAGCAGTAGAAGCAGTACTCTTGTAGGCTCCTACATGATGGACACTAGCCATACAATAACTGCTTTGAAGGAAACTGGGGCAGAGGATATGGACACCAACAACCCAGGAGGGACTGATGGTGGGCCTAGACACCATACAGATTCCAAAATATATAACGCTAATCAAAGAATCCATACCAGCCACACAGATTCTAGCTTACTAGGTACAGAATTTTGA